One Eremothecium cymbalariae DBVPG#7215 chromosome 2, complete sequence DNA window includes the following coding sequences:
- the MTC3 gene encoding Mtc3p (similar to Ashbya gossypii AFR240C), producing MIRYTLRNATRCSIHRTLSTTSYEPPDFKNLTASSWMQKETSIQEEITEYLDWRMTDSWKTLTPDEIKAAYVISYGEWGPRAPQGSKLAQVQMTGPEIILRVITSMVLFTALGIVVLNYKTDKKVSDKIEELRSKVL from the coding sequence atgattaGATACACTCTAAGGAATGCCACAAGATGTTCGATCCATCGAACACTAAGCACAACTTCGTATGAACCACCggattttaaaaacttgaCTGCAAGCAGTTGGATGCAGAAGGAAACCTCGatacaagaagaaatcaCTGAGTACCTAGATTGGAGAATGACAGACTCTTGGAAAACCCTGACCCCCGATGAAATAAAGGCTGCGTATGTTATTTCATATGGAGAGTGGGGCCCTAGGGCCCCTCAAGGATCCAAACTAGCACAGGTTCAGATGACTGGCCCTGAGATTATCCTAAGAGTTATAACCAGCATGGTCCTTTTCACCGCACTTGGCATAGTGGTGCTGAACTACAAAACAGACAAAAAAGTGTCCGACAAGATAGAAGAATTAAGGAGCAAAGTGCTCTGA
- the MXR1 gene encoding peptide-methionine-S-sulfoxide reductase (similar to Ashbya gossypii AFR239W), with amino-acid sequence MTISQSSHTSPVSKTIKYNPTTNKLLTIAAGCFWGTEHIYRKVFGNRLEDTKVGYANGHEAYKDFEHSISYERVCGGDTNFAEVVQLSYNPDVITLREIVDIFFRMHDPTTLNAQGYDVGTQYRSALFSHSEEDKDELIKLKKLWQPKWGHKIITEVVELKSFYDAEEYHQLYADKNPSSYVCPTHYLRNI; translated from the coding sequence ATGACCATTAGTCAGTCATCTCACACTTCACCTGTATCAAAGACGATTAAATATAATCCCACTACGAACAAGTTACTGACAATAGCAGCGGGCTGTTTTTGGGGCACAGAACACATCTATAGGAAGGTATTTGGCAATAGACTAGAAGATACTAAAGTTGGATACGCTAATGGTCATGAAGCTTATAAAGATTTTGAGCATTCCATATCCTATGAGCGGGTATGTGGAGGTGACACGAATTTTGCAGAGGTAGTGCAACTTTCTTACAATCCCGATGTCATAACGTTACGAGAAATTGTTGACATATTCTTCCGTATGCATGATCCTACGACACTAAATGCACAAGGCTATGACGTTGGTACGCAGTATCGTAGTGCGTTGTTCTCGCATTCGGAGGAAGACAAAGAtgaattaataaaattaaaaaaactgTGGCAACCCAAATGGGGACACAAAATCATCACTGAAGTTGTTGAGCTTAAAAGCTTCTATGACGCTGAGGAATATCACCAACTCTATGCTGATAAGAATCCGTCCAGCTACGTTTGCCCCACACACTACCTAAGGAATATATAG